ggcaatatttttgtgttccgggtaaagtccggttgttcggttggatagtaatccgttaaagcgcttaacaaagctttaaagtgtcgttattatcaattttagtgacacaacttattcccgacactttggaaagtgtctagtaatatttttctcatgttttggcactttattagttagctagaagctgaatttttagttaaagtgccgagttttgtacttagagtacgtttttggcacatcctgtcactataacttattcctagagacgcagttctacaacccttgtatctccacactcactattagtgtagtaaactatctcgggctcatacaggccttagaggcagtatctgcctggtgctagttatgacagcacgttcaatagattatccgttcattgtgctactgtgcttttgtgcatcatgtttgtcactatggttcagcatgtaaataatgtagtgacagtaaatagagtatgatgcaagtatgtacatgtatcaacattcaagtagcagtttatccataagttcaagtaagcacagtaattaagtagtaattaattattaattaagtcgtacggatacctgatttagtgagggttgtcacaaaataATGTGGAAATAAGATGATAGAAATAAACTAGCATGAATTATGCggaaaagtgcttaaatacccttaacgggtcaaaataagcatttaagtaaaaaCGGGTTTAAGAATGTACATAAACTCGTGaattgaacctaatatgatagacaacattgaaattataaggttcatgtgaaattgggatcaaacaaacttgtttgtttgataaatgcatgaacgggtcgaataatttggAAGACCCCTACTGTTCAGTGAACACTCCTACTGTACAGTGAACACTCTTACTGTACAGTGAAAACTCCTACTATTCAGTAAAAACCCCTACTATTCAGTGAACACTACTACTATTTAATGAACATTCCTACTGATGGGTGAACATTCTTTAGAAAGGGGTTAAACTAGAGCCCTTGCGGCCCGCAACCAACCTAAATGACTGCAAAAGTGTGTTGGTTGTTAAAATGCGGTTGCGAACTCGTTTAGACATGTTTTAAGCGCTATATGACTAactcatttcatgttttatgaaatgtaggtaccaATTGAGttaccggaggacgatcaagctcaacgaagaaccgaacacataaaGAACAAAGCTTCCGTGAAATGATTCGTCGTCACGTTTTAAACGGCGAATGTTTTATAAAATGTGGAAATGTTTTATTTCTTAAAATGTTTTGACGAACCTGTATTTTTAGTGTATGGTTAACCGTAAATACACTATTATAGTCGAATCTATATAATAATCGTATAATTGGACTAAGGGTCTTACAACGAATCATCCAAAAGGTCttcaaactcttgatctcgtgcatcagattgggcttgggacgaggcccttgaccttttggaagacgagttagtttcgctaccaatggggatattcgcccactttggatgaaatttacaaatctcccaacaatgcatgaaacggaagtcggtcTTCATATTTGATTTGAATGCGACCACTGCATTTGTCAAAAcgtcggcttcggtttcaccacttttagggtttttctttgctttatttaaaaactCACTAAATTTTGTATGTTGGGAGCTTATCTCGCTCCACTTTGAGGATAAGCTATTGTTTTCACGATAAGTCTCCTTacccatttcttcatggaatttCCTACTAAACGATTCCCACAGGGCGGTTCGATGTtgcgaatttcctattttaataaaaaaatattaatatattacaaactCATATAAAAATAACCATTCCATTAATATAAACTAAGgttaagaatacctaaagttgaatgttgagattgttcacaccaagccctcgccaatgcaacttcttcagcatagacccatttttgttgttttcgtttggcggtttcaactactttatcctcctcggtttttttcttatgacttccttttTTGATGGGTTTCGATGCGGAAGGACCCTCTTTtggtggttgagtttcgggaacggattcgttttgtgaaaggtcgatggaggttggtgaaacGTTGATGGGCGATTGTGAAAACAGGGTAGGTATTGAATCTtcggtgtgtgggaagttagtaaataCACGATTCCCGATATACGATGCATAACCCGCAATGTCGGGCATATgagagtgtatgaaaaatggacgagctattggacgagtgggtggtgggctaggattattttcttggaatccATACGGGTTGCTCGGGTCAAAAGGACGGTTGTAAGGAtgcattttttcgttttgtagtaggagaattgaagatgtatagaagatgtggttgaatgtggtaaaaaatggaagtaaaatgtgagttttatagtgaaaaaatggaagaaaaaattattatttttaaatatagccgttggccaacggctagcccaacggatCTTTTCTTTTGGCCATTCACaaaccgccatgtcaccttggTCCCCCGCCCCatgcccggcttgaaacccaagcctcaaggggccacgccccaacccaagcccactcGGGGTGGTGcgttgggcgttttcccccaacccacgccccataccccatggccttagatacatgtatatgaaagtgattATACCATATTCAGTGGTCTTAATCGGATAATTATTCAAAACTAGACATGATGTAGCGTGTGTCACGATAAGGAAGAGCAaaacacgttgattctgcgaATACCTGTGTTGATCTTCCCCAACCCTcaaattcaacccaaagggcacataatttgaagtgaaaattgagTAATTTCGAAATTCAAGTCTGACCATCCAAATTACAAGAGAAAGACATAAATAGAGACGAAAATTCGAAATAGGCCATAAAAAGACcatgggccaaacacaagccaaaaaacaaaatgcacaaaacacttcaaaaaacataaaaacgtaaataactaatagaaatcagCGTTTTTTGGCCCGGGCGATGACCCAAACCGTCGTAgccgtttgcagcaagatggagctcgttctcacgatcgtttcgcctggtcgcacgcccaaaacggacccccgtagcccaagttagagccaatTTAGTGAAGCCCCATTTGTcacacgatcttgggcctccaaataaaAGATGACTCGCTCCTCCACACTTGGACCCACATCAAGACATCTAAACATACCAAACAAATATGAACGGAGCTTGTTCGTATTCATTCATTACAAATTTAAGCAAACAAACATTAAGGCCGGTGGGTATGGCTTAGCGCCACCCCGCCACCTCAGTCTTCATGGCGCCCAGGGCGCCATTGTCCACaccccgggggggggggggtattgtcCTTTCACCAGCACgttaacatcaattttattacttggaacgtgcttcattaagggtaaaagggtaaaCATCGTTTCTTACATAAAACGtcattaaatataaaacgccaactAAATACAAAACGTCAAAAtactaaaaaatatttttcctgcgTAGTTTTTTCTGTGTTTTAGTTAGTGTATTTTATCATCTTGGCTTACAAAAACaccattaaatataaaacgccaaacttgaaagattggacgtgttacagacttaacagataaagctcaacaaaacagtaaatacaaacagtaactgaaacgacggaTACTTTATTAATTGCATTTATTATAATcatatcccgcctaaactacgcacCAAAAACATCCtcttaggcgggattttattttAGGCGGGTTTCAGGTAATTTCGATTAAAAGAGAAAGGTATAAGGCGGGAGAGGCTTTGTTTCAACCATCTATATCGGGCTTAGAGGCCCATGGGCTTGTTGAGCAGCTTGTTCGGATTATCAACCGTATCATCCCAGAACCATCATCAGCTGTTGGAGAACACAGTTCTATGCGGTGGAACGGTTTCCATGACAGGTTTTGAAGATAGGTTTCAGAAGGAAGCTAGTCTATGCTCGTCTTCCATACGTCCTTCTTTAGTAAAGGTAATAATAATTCATATATTTTGCCACTAAAATTAGGGAAAACTGCAAATTAGTGAATGAAAAGCATAAATTTACACATAAAACACGATTATAAATTGTGAGATTTTCTGATTGCATACATGCCAGAGAAGTTATCCATGTATTCAGCATGGGTGGCAGGTGCCATACTTGCCAAGGTTGTGTTTCCTCAAAATCATGGTTGACTAAAGTTCAAGCTAAAGTAATTTAACTCTTTGATATTATATGTTATCATATACAAGGGGCAAAATGGGATGTTCACAAATTAAATTTAAAAGAGTTACACTTGAAATATACATAATCAAACAACATAATTCACCTTTCACAACTTTCTACAATACCTCTAATTTGGCTATTTCGTTGGACCTTTTAGACAgtgttttaaaacgtttttagaACCACTTGTCTCCAGGACCACCTAAAGATGGTTTGTTGACCTATTTAGTCAACGGCGACCTCCATGGAGCGGAGACCTGTGGGGCGATTGATAACGACCAGCACGGTGTGGGCCTGTTGATTGGGTTGTATGGTCCTTTGGTTTTGTTTTGATATCACTGATCTCTTGTAAACTCACCACAACTTCTTCCATTGAAGGCCGGTTTTTTGGGTCGTGTTCCAGACATCTCAAGATGAGCTCCGCGGCTTTACGTGCACCTTTTGACGGGTAATCGTTTTCTAGCCGTGGGTCCATCATTTTTTGCAGTTTTTTCTTGTCGCCCAATGCTGGTCGAGCCCAGTCCACCAAGTTATGTTGTGAGCCTGGCCGATTAGTGTCGACTACACGTAGACCTGTTATCATTTCCAACAATACCACTCCGAAGCCATACACGTCACTCCTGACATATAAATGACCTGCACTCAAATCACGAAACCTTTTTTTAACTTCTTTGGCACAGGTTTGATTTGGCAAGACAAAAAACCCAAACCCCAAAGATTTAGGAAGGGTAATGGAACAAGTATTTAGGTTTGTGACCGAGTATGTGATTAGTTGTAAAACTTTTCGATCGAATTAAGTCCTGAGATGGGTATGGTACTATGTTATAGGGTCAATTTAGACAAGTTTCAAGAACTAACCGGTGGCTATGTATTCTGGAGCCGCATAACCGTATGTACCTACGACACGCGTCGATACATGGGAAGCGCCATTTGAGGGACCCAATTTCGCCAGTCCAAAATCTGAGAGCTTCGCGTTAAAATCCTGAAATAAAGAAATTAAAAATCAGAAATCGTTCTTAAAAGCAACTTCAAATGTTTTATTGAAATTATTGTAAATAGATACCCCATCTAATAAAATATTTGCAGACTTAAAATCTCTGTAAATAACAGTTTTTTCTGTAGTATGCAAAAAAGCAAGCCCTTGTGCTGCTCCAGTAGCAATTTTAATCCTTGTACTCCATGGAAGTGGTTCAGGACCTATTGCAATATCCAAAACATTTAATTTAGATACATAGCTATAGTATTAGTTTTCATATAAAAAAGGAACTTACTTTTGAAAAGATGATTTTCAAGACTACCCTTTTGCATATATTCATATACCAGAAGAAATTCTCTGTCTTCTGAGCAATATCCCACTAATTTAACAAGATTTGGATGGCTGAATTTTCCCAAAAAATTCACTTCTGCCTGAATACAGAACAATTCATGTTTAACAAAAATATTAATAGCTTTTAAATTTCTTGAACTAtttaatttataaaatataaataactgGAAATATATTATTAGGGAACTGTACATGTTTTCCCAAAGGCCAAATACATTGAACAAACTCTTTTGACCCCAAAACATAAATTATTTTTTTTGCAAAGTGGCATTGTACTTGTATTATTTAAGTCTATTCCAGAGTTAAATTTACTAAAGCCACATCTAATATCACTTGTTAATTATGCATCATAAGTTGTACATTTACCTTGATTTAGAAATTCCAGACATAGAAAAGAAGCAGCCAAGCATGCATTATTGGAAGTACAAGTCATAAAGACAAGTAATGATACGTCATGCAACCCATTTGACATgcaatataataataataataataataataataataataataataataataataataataataataataataataataataataataataataataataatctaatatATATCTAATTACATCACATATTACAATTGCTTCAAACCTTATTACTTAAATCTGAATTAGTAACTATCTAATAATAatctaataataaataaaataataatagaaATTAGAAAGCAAAGTTGGAATAAACAAAGTAAGGTACCTGCCACTCTTTGAGACCTTGAGCGCTGTCGGTATTTGATTTCTTGACGGCGACAGCAAGGCCAACACCGGCCTTGGACGGCGCGTATGTTTCACGGTCTACCCATCCTTTGAAAACCCTTCCAAAACCACCTTCTCCGAGCATGGTGTCCGGCCGGAAGTTCTTCGTGGCGCTTCGGAGCTCAGAATACGTGAAACACTTCAACTTTGGTGTCACTATTCTCCCCCTTTCCTCAGCCGTTGACGGGATCAtggcttctttctttttctcatcactCAGAATAATTACTGATCAAAACAATTAATTAGCTACCTTTTTCTTATTAGACAGACGATAACAattatgaaaaataaataaataaattgaatTTAATAGATAAAATTTCAAGAAAGTAATAAAGGAAATACCTGGGGTGGGAATATGATTAGTGCTTGAGAGATTATTGACAGGTTTTGGAAAGCAGTTTCCCATATTATCTATctctacacacacacacagactGTTAGTTTTAGAAATATATATGGTTCTTTTTTGGAAAAGAAAAGGTGTTGAATTAGCTAGGGTTTCTGGGAAAGTGGAGAGAAAGGGTAGGGAAAGAGAGGAGATGGTGAATTTTGTATAAGATAATAGTGTATCGTATCTATCTAATATTttgcaaaagttgaagaaaagacaCTTTGCTCTTTTGACTATTTCTTGTTATTAATTTTTATTACTTGGAAGACTGTTAGCGGATTTGTTGTACGTAGCCAGTAGCCTAACCCTTAATACTATATTCTTTCTTTTTAAGTGGTCCAAAACTGGAATAACAATATAATAAAATTTGTATACAGTGTGTACAAGATAACTTCAAGTGGTAAGAGAGAACACAAGGCAATTACATAACCATGTTATGTTATGTATAACATTCAAACAATAATTACATATGTATTTTATGTAACTCAAACATATTATCGATTTTGAAGAGAGCatcatatatatgtgtgtggaGTTATGTTCAATTAGATGTGGCAATTTCTGTGTCATGTTGAACCCGTTTAATATACGGGTTGTGTTTTGATCGACTTGTTAAAAatttaattaaacatgatgttcatcTTTGTAAGTTGTTTTTTTACAACATGGATTTCACATTTACAACTTAATTATTACTTACCACTAACGATCAACAAAATTTTGATTGCTAAATACTTAAAATTGATTCAATGGATGCACCATAATCGATTTATTTAGTAGCCCCATATTCGGTTCAAAAGGATTAATTAGATGAATTGATTGATATGCACAATGTGGATCAGGTCGCGTTGGGTCCACATAACCTTCATTTGATGTTACAATTGaggattattttttttttgaacagcagcGACTATATTTATATATAGCAGAAAACCAGCAAGAAGCTGGGAAACAAAAAGGAAATTAAGGATTATTTATACAACTAAAATCAAATTAGACATGAATATTTGTTAAATACAGATATTAATTTGGTTTGACTTAATTTCAATCTAAACTAAGTCATTGCTAAATAAATAAGTAGCACTTACGAACATTTACCGACGAAAAATATCCATTGGTAATTgcctgaagaggtatggtcctaATTCCTTGCCTACATGGtaaggaccacaccacttttccaTTTTACATGGCGTATACATCAGCAAGcgaatccagaagcttctaggaGCTTCTGGAATATGGCAAGGTGGCACCCAAGGTGCTCCCTCTGACAAAAAGGACAACAGGTGTCACCATTCATCAAGCGCCAGCATGAACAAATATaggcgcgccacgtgtaccactaccctGACCAcagcagaggagaccaagagaatattccccttggtcggacagctggcgccctATAACAGCTGGCAAGGCTGCTCCTCCCTCTTTCAccatccggctataaataggaccatTCATCATTCAGGTTGATTCTATTTTCTACTCCATACCctcacactcaacacacactgttttattcctcagaacagtacttattctcacgccggagcatggttaagagggaaacccccatattcccctcttaacgagctaatggtgttgctgttttgcaggactGTAGCCACTTGACGAGTAGAAGAGGAGATTGAACCCACTGAAGAGACAATCCCGCTGATTAACCTTAGTtttaaccagtgtttcatcattggcgccatccgcacTTTTGCAAACCACCCTCATCTCCTTTTATCTCTAAAAAACTCTTCGAAATGGCTGAACAAAACCCTTCTCCTCAAATGGACGGAGAAGTCTCTTCGTTTGGACTCGTGCAGGACACAGGACACATCCACAGAGTCCAAAGGAACGAGACTATCCAAGAAGGGCGAACAAATGAATTCCCAGACATCTTCGGAAGCGCATCCAGAGTGGTTAGCCAAACCACAAACGGAGCCACTTTCCAACCCGTAACCATAGTCGTTAACCAAACAACAAATGGGGCCGTTTTCCAACACCCAGGTGCAGTCAATCAAACACCTCCGGAAATACCCACACAAGACCGTGGGCCTGGTCCATCAACCCCACCGGTCCAAACACAACTGAACTTTTCCGCACTTTTAGGGCTACCtgaaggaaaaactctggcttccttGTATGCCAAACAAATGGCATCCCTGAATCTCGTTTACACGCAGCTAAGCGCGCAACAAGCTTTGCTCCAAGCACAAGCCAACCAGTCTATCTTTACTACTCCACAGCAGATGTCTCTGAGCACTCACACGACTCAGCAGGCTAACGCATGGAACTTGCGCCCAGAAAAAGGACCTATGCCAAACATCAGAAAGAAAAGCGCGCACGACACGCGCGACACCTATGGCGAAACAGAAAGCAACTACGTACAACACTCCCATCCACAGAGAAATCCGATACAAAGTCGTTTGGGCGCGCGCAACATGAATGCTGAATGGGACGATGAGGGGGACGATCGACATACAAAGGAGAAAGCACAGTATTCAGCAGATTGCCAAAGGAACATGAGTCATACAAACCCCACAAGCGCGCGGGGTACAACCCAAAAGCAGAATATGACTATTCTCTAAGCTATCGCCCAGACGGCATGGCTGAAAATTCCAAGTTTATCAAAGAGATTGCAACAACCGACATTGACAAGACCAAACTGCCCCACAACGTAGGAAAATACAATGGCTTAACAGATCCAGATGACCATCTCCAAGTTTTCAATGGCGCAGGAGTCACAGGAGGATGGAATTTACCAACCTGGTGTCATCTCTTCGCTCAAACCTTTGTCGGCGCAGCGCGCGTCTGGTTTGACAACCTATCAGCAGGAAGAATCAAGTCATGGATCGATTTTCGAGATAAATTCCTCGCGCACTTCTCCCAACAGCGCATGCACACCAGAGATCCAACTGATTGTTTGAAAATATGGAGGAAGGATCACGAAAGCATAGAAGACTTCATAACCAGATACAACAAAGAATGTCTGGAAATTGGAGACGTGGGCGAAAAGATGATGCGTGCACACTTCATGAGGGCAGTAAAGTGCGACGACCTGATCAAACGATTGAAAGGTAgagacggaggacccaaagattgggaGACCTTCATTGAAGCAGCAAAAACGATCGCGCACACTGATAAGCGGTTGACCGGTGATGACAACCGTTAATACAATCATAACCACAATGATCGGCGCAACAAGAAAGGCAAAGGCCAATCATGGAAAACATCAAGTTACAGGGAAAGAAGCCCAATAAGGGAAGACGCGCGCAACACGATCAACTAGATCGTTCACCGCAAAGAAGTAAAGAGGGAAAATAGAGAAAAACATTGGACGCCTCTAACAAAGACACCTTCTGAGGTCTTGTCAACAGAGAACCACTAGTTTAAACCACCTCTACAAATGCACAACAAAAAAGGCCAAGACCCAAATCTcttctgtgaattccacaaagaCACCGATCACCTAACTGACGACTGCTTTAGCCTAAAACAAGAAATAGAAAGAGCCTTAAGGGATGGAAAGCTCACACACCTGGTAAAAGGTGGGAAGCGCGATAACCATCAAATCCACAGAAGAGAGGAAGGGCCGGATAACAAAAAGATTCGAAAGTTGGAAACTCACATGGTTCAAGGGGGACCACGGAAGTCAAGAAAAAACTACAACAAGCGCACACAAGATGACTCATGGCGCGAAAGACAAGTTG
The Helianthus annuus cultivar XRQ/B chromosome 6, HanXRQr2.0-SUNRISE, whole genome shotgun sequence genome window above contains:
- the LOC110865928 gene encoding probable serine/threonine-protein kinase PIX13 yields the protein MGNCFPKPVNNLSSTNHIPTPVIILSDEKKKEAMIPSTAEERGRIVTPKLKCFTYSELRSATKNFRPDTMLGEGGFGRVFKGWVDRETYAPSKAGVGLAVAVKKSNTDSAQGLKEWQAEVNFLGKFSHPNLVKLVGYCSEDREFLLVYEYMQKGSLENHLFKSPEPLPWSTRIKIATGAAQGLAFLHTTEKTVIYRDFKSANILLDGDFNAKLSDFGLAKLGPSNGASHVSTRVVGTYGYAAPEYIATGHLYVRSDVYGFGVVLLEMITGLRVVDTNRPGSQHNLVDWARPALGDKKKLQKMMDPRLENDYPSKGARKAAELILRCLEHDPKNRPSMEEVVVSLQEISDIKTKPKDHTTQSTGPHRAGRYQSPHRSPLHGGRR